One segment of Primulina tabacum isolate GXHZ01 chromosome 14, ASM2559414v2, whole genome shotgun sequence DNA contains the following:
- the LOC142524534 gene encoding MLO-like protein 9 encodes MAGGGGTHASRELDQTPTWAVSLVCAIIIVISILLEKTLHKVGETFERKKKYSLVEALEKVKGELMVLGFISLLLTFGQNYITQFCIPERVANTMLPCELDKEYHGSGHRRLLWMQRRILAADSPAKDCKKGYVPLISVHGLHQLHIFIFFLAVFHVIYSAATMMLGRLKIRGWKDWERDIVHEYDVSNDPSRFRLTHETSFVRGHTSSWMKTPILFYTVCFFRHILWSVRRADYLTLRHGFISVHLAPGTKFNFQKYIKRSLEDDFKVVVGIPPILWMTTVVYLLVNVKGWHAMFWLSIMPLVMILAVGTKLQSIITQMAIEIQERHAVVQGIPLVQVSDRHFWFNRPKLVLHLIHLTLFQNAFEITYFIWISYEFGLYSCFHRNFILALIRVGIGVGVQFLCSYITLPLYALVTQMGSKIKKSIFDEQTSKALMNWHNKVKKKNERAQPNTPPRSHRLGGSPGDSPDNSPNAAAGSNIEMADKNSISPRHVPVCTANTDLLTGP; translated from the exons aTGGCCGGAGGTGGAGGAACGCATGCTTCCAGGGAGCTCGACCAGACACCGACATGGGCCGTTTCATTAGTCTGCGCCATCATTATTGTAATCTCTATACTTCTGGAGAAAACACTGCATAAAGTGGGAGAG ACTTTTGAGAGGAAAAAAAAGTATTCATTGGTGGAAGCTCTGGAGAAAGTTAAAGGGG AGCTTATGGTTTTGGGGTTCATCTCGCTTCTACTAACATTTGGCCAAAACTACATTACCCAGTTCTGTATTCCCGAAAGGGTGGCAAACACAATGTTGCCTTGTGAATTAGATAAAGAATATCATGGGAGTGGTCACCGAAGACTCCTGTGGATGCAACGTAGAATCTTGGCTGCCGATAGTCCAGCCAAAGATTGTAAAAAG GGGTACGTGCCACTAATTTCTGTCCATGGACTACATCAGCTCCACATCTTCATATTCTTTTTGGCTGTATTTCATGTCATTTACAGTGCCGCAACAATGATGCTCGGAAGGTTGAAG ATTCGTGGATGGAAAGATTGGGAAAGAGATATTGTACATGAATATGATGTATCCAATG ATCCTTCAAGATTCAGGCTTACACATGAAACATCTTTTGTTAGAGGCCACACCAGTTCATGGATGAAAACACCTATCCTGTTTTATACT GTCTGTTTCTTTCGTCACATATTATGGTCAGTTCGCAGAGCGGACTACCTAACTCTACGACATGGATTCATCTCA GTCCATTTGGCTCCCGGAACTAAGTTCAACTTTCAGAAGTATATCAAGAGGTCATTGGAAGATGACTTCAAAGTCGTCGTTGGAATCCC CCCAATATTGTGGATGACTACAGTCGTCTATCTGCTCGTAAATGTTAAAG GATGGCATGCTATGTTTTGGTTGTCAATAATGCCTTTAGTG ATGATTTTGGCAGTTGGAACAAAACTTCAATCAATCATAACACAAATGGCTATTGAAATCCAAGAAAGACACGCAGTAGTCCAAGGCATTCCTCTCGTACAAGTTTCTGATAGACATTTTTGGTTTAACAGGCCTAAGTTGGTGCTTCATCTTATCCATCTTACGCTCTTTCAG AATGCTTTTGAGATCACGTACTTCATATGGATATCG TATGAATTTGGATTGTACTCATGCTTTCATCGCAATTTCATTCTTGCCCTTATCAGAGTGGGCATAGG GGTAGGAGTGCAGTTTTTATGCAGCTACATTACACTTCCACTTTATGCACTAGTCACACAG ATGGGATCAAAGATAAAGAAGTCCATATTTGATGAACAAACTTCCAAGGCGTTAATGAACTGGCATAACAAAGTTAAGAAGAAAAATGAACGTGCTCAGCCAAATACACCACCACGTTCACATAGACTAGGAGGAAGTCCCGGGGATTCACCAGACAATTCTCCAAATGCTGCAGCTGGATCAAATATTGAAATGGCCGATAAAAACTCCATATCCCCAAGACACGTGCCGGTCTGTACTGCCAATACGGACTTGTTGACCGGcccatga
- the LOC142524027 gene encoding uncharacterized protein LOC142524027, whose amino-acid sequence MGRRSPLAVDSRSLENWDVLDFRDPIRRGIPPAHSEHVHRSGSNSHKKTNYSPSNITLEIRPANGGGGEAKKRGHEWVQKKIDEEAQKNPKRIRADDQGAPSKIPRVRHIFVDGVNHNEKADSFWDLDDPEIGWKKGRSIVGDYDMVHLVSVSTDSFSHSLAWNSCQGLSLASVVRVREERLRNCQDKLHEEVAQLKEENFRLTQEK is encoded by the exons ATGGGGAGGCGTTCCCCACTTGCTGTGGATAGTAGATCGCTTGAAAATTGGGATGTTCTTGACTTTCGTGACCCTATCCGTAGGGGGATCCCACCGGCACATTCTGAGCATGTCCATAGGTCGGGTTCTAACTCACATAAGAAAACTAACTATTCGCCATCAAACATAACTTTGGAGATTAGGCCTGCGAATGGGGGAGGAGGAGAGGCGAAAAAACGAGGTCATGAATGGGTGCAAAAGAAGATTGATGAGGAAGCACAAAAGAATCCTAAGAGGATCCGTGCGGACGATCAAGGAGCACCTTCCAAAATTCCCCGTGTTAGGCATATCTTTGTCGATGGGGTGAACCATAACGAGAAGGCTGACTCTTTCTGGGATTTAGATGATCCGGAGATTGGATGGAAGAAAGGACGGAGCATTGTCGGAGACTATGACATGGTCCATCTAGTGTCGGTGTCCACGGATTCATTTTCTCATTCCCTTGCCTGGAATTCGTGTCAG GGTTTGTCGTTAGCTAGTGTTGTGCGAGTTCGGGAGGAAAGGCTGCGCAATTGTCAAGATAAGCTGCACGAGGAGGTTGCTCAATTGAAAGAAGAGAATTTTCGTCTTACTCAAGAGAAATAA